The Gemmatimonas sp. UBA7669 sequence CGGGCAGGTGGGCTTTACGCGTGATGGCAGCGGGCTGATCTTCTCGCTCGCCAATGCGCCCATGGACTCCATTCCGGCCGATTCGCTGACCGACAAGGCGATCTACGACCTCTGGCACTGGAAGGACGCGCAGACGCAGGTGCAGCAGAAGTTGAGCGCCAACCGCGATCGCAATCGCACCTACACGGCGCTCTACACGATCGCACGCAATGCGTGGAAGCAGCTGGCCAATGACTCGCTGCGGGTTCTCATCAGCAATGATGGCAAGCGGGTGCTTGGGCTCAACAGCCTCGAGTACGCCACGCCACAGTTCTGGGGTGAGGGCGCGACGGACGTGTATCTCATCGATCCGCTCAGTGGCGCGCGCACGCTCGTCGCGCGGGAACTCGATGGCCAGGCCCAGCTCTCGCCGGGTGGCAACTACGTCACCTGGTTCGAGAACGGCCAGTGGGTGTCCTACGCCACGGCGACGGGCCGCAAGGTCGTGCTCACCGACAAGCTGCCGGTCAAGTTCCTCAACGAAGAGTTCGACTCGCCCGATGTGCCGCCGCCGTACGGACTTGGTGGCTGGACGACGGGTGACAAGCGTGTGCTGGTGTACGACCGCTTCGACATCTGGGAAGTCGATCCGAGTGGCGTGGCGGCGCCGCGCAACGTGACAGAGGGCCAGGGGCGTCGCGAGGGACTCACGTTCCGCGTGGTCGATCTCGATCGCGAGGATCCGTTCCTCGATCCCGCGCAGCCGCTCATGCTGCGCGCCGTGGACACGCTCACCAAGGCCAGCGGCTTCTGGCGTGAGCGCCTGGGCGCCGACGCACCGGCCGAGCGCATCGTGATGGCCGACCGCAATTTTGGTGCGCCGCAGAAGGCACGCGACGCCGAGCAGTACCTGCTTACGCAGAGCACCTACCGCGAATTCCCCGACCTCTGGACGGGCCCGTCGCTGGCGTCGACCACGAAGATCTCCAACGCCAACCCGCAGGACAGCGAATATCCGCGGGGCACGGCGGAGCTGGTGTCCTGGCTCAATGCCGACGGCAAGCCGCTGCGTGGTCTGCTGTACAAGCCCGAGGGCTTCGATGCATCGCGCCAGTACCCGATGGTGGTGTATTACTACGAAAAGCTCACCGACGGCCTGCACAACTATCAGGCCCCGAGCGGACGCAACACGGTCAATCCGCTCGTCTACAACTCGCTGGGCTATCTGGTGTTCATGCCGGACATTGTGTACACGGACGGTGAGCCCGGCCCGAGCGCGGCCAAGGCCATCATTCCCGGTGTGCAGTCGCTCATCCAGAAGGGCTTCGTGGATCCCAAGCGCATCGGTATTACGGGGCAGTCCTGGGGTGGCTACCAGACGGCGTATCTGATCACCGTCAGCAACATGTTCGCCGCCGCCGTGCCTAACGCCACGGTGGTCAACATGACGAGTGCCTATGGTGGCATTCGCTGGGCCTCGGGCCTTGCGCGCGCCTTCCAGTATGAGCACACGCAGAGCCGCATCGGCGGCTCGCTCTGGCAGTATCCCGAGCGCTTCATCGAGAACTCGCCGCTCTTCCGTCTCGACAAGGTCACGACGCCGGTGCTGTTCATGGCCAACGACAACGACGGCGCGGTACCCTGGTACCAGGGCATCGAGTTCTGGGTGGCCATGCGTCGCCTGCAGAAGGAAGCGTACATGGTCGTGTACAACGGCGATGAGCACAATCCGACCAAGCGCGCCAACCAGAAGGACATCGACCGCAAGATGCAGGAGTTCTTCGCGGTGAAACTTCAGGGGGCCGAACCGCCGTCATGGATGGTGCGCGGCATTCCCTTCCTGGAGAAGGGCCGCGATCAGGTGAAGTCCGCAACCACACCGCAGGGGAACAACTGATGGCGGCTGACGAAATCGATTACCAGATCATCGGCGATGACTTGCAGGCGGTGATCGTGACGCTGGATCCGGGCGAGGCGGTCTTTGCCGAAGCCGGTGCCATGATGTTCATGCGCGAAGGCATCACGATGGCCACGACGCTCGACCCGAACGCACGGTCGGGTGGCCTGTTCGACAAGCTGGTCGGCGCGGGCAAGCGCGTGCTGGCGGGCGACTCGTTCTTCGTCACGCTCTTTGGCAACGAGGGCATGCGACGCGCCGATGTGGCCTTTGGCGCGCCATACCCGGGCAAGATCGTGCCGCTCAACCTGCGGGACTGGGGCGGCACGGTGCTGGCGCAGAAGGACAGCTTCCTTGCGGCGGCGCGAGGCATCGACATCAGTGTCGCATTCACGCGCAAGATCGGCGCCGGCTTCTTCGGCGGTGAGGGCTTCATTCTGCAGAAGCTGCAGGGTGACGGACTGGCCTTCCTGCATGCCTCGGGCACGCTGCATGCCATCGACCTCGCACCCGGTGAAAAGCTGCGCGTGGACACCGGCTGTCTCGTGGCCTTCCAGCCGACGGTGGACTACGACATCCAGCGGGTGCCGGGTATCAAGACGGCGTTGTTCGGTGGCGAAGGATTGTTCTTCGTCCAGCTCACCGGCCCCGGCCGGGTGATTCTGCAGACCCTGCCGTTCTCCCGCCTCGCCGACCGCATCGTGGCCTCGGCACCCAGCATCGGCGGCGCTCGCCGTGGCGAGGGTTCTGTGCTCGGTGGGCTCGGCGGACTGCTCGACGGCGACCGATAGCCGACTCCCGAACGCCGGCGCTTCGCGCTGTCACAATTCTGACGGTTCGCGGTGACGGCTCCCTCCGCCGCCGCGAACCGTCTAGTTTTGACCCCCTATGGCCACCCGCATCCAACCTTCCGCCGAGCCGGCGCCTGCCGAGCCCTGGTCACTCGAATCCGCGCGCGCCCTCTACAACGTGGAGGGCTGGGGCGCCGGCTATTTCGACATCAACGAGCGGGGCCACGTCGTGGTGCGTCCCGATCCACAGCGTCCGCATCTCACGCTCGATTTGCGTGACCTGGCGGCCGACCTGGAAGGCCAGGGTGTGCAGCTGCCGGTCCTGCTGCGCTTCTCTGACATTCTGCGCTCGCGCATCGAAACGCTTTCGGAGCGCTTTGACGCGGCCATGAAGGAGTTCGAGTACACGGGCGACTACACCACCGTGTATCCGATCAAGGTCAATCAGCAACGCCACGTGGTCGAAGAGATCGTGCGCTTCGGCAAGACGCACGGCGTGGGCCTCGAGTGTGGCTCCAAGCCGGAACTGCAGGCGGTGCTGGGGCTCTCGGAATCCACGGAGCACCTCATCGTCTGCAACGGCTACAAGGATCACGAGTTCATGCGCCTGGCCCTCATGGGCCAGCGGCTCGGGCACAAGGTGTTCATCGTGCTCGAGCAGGTCAGTGAACTCGACGTGCTCATGGAAGTGGCAGACGAGCTGGGTGTCACGCCCACCTGCGGTGTGCGCATCAAACTGGCCAGTGAAGGCGCCGGCCGCTGGGCGCAGAGCGGTGGCGAGAAGAGCAAGTTCGGCCTCAGCTCGGCCGAGCTCATCAAGCTCATTGACAAGCTCGAGACGGCGGGTCGCCTCGACATCCTCAAGCTCATTCACTTCCATCTCGGCAGCCAGATCACCGACATCCGCTTCATCAAGTCGGGACTGCAGGAAGTGGCGCGCTTCTATCTCGAGCTGCGCAACCTGGGCGTGGACATCACCCACGTTGATGTGGGCGGCGGGCTCGGCATCGACTACGACGGCACCAACTCCACCAACAATGCCAGCGTGAACTACACGCTGCAGGAGTACGCCAACGACGTGATCTACACGATCGCCGAGGCGTGCCGTGAGGCGGAGCTGCCCATGCCGCACATCATCAGCGAATCGGGGCGCGCCTTGACGGCGCATCACGCGCTGCTGCTGCTCAAGGTCATCGACGTGGAGTCGCAGGCCGAGCAGCCGGTGCCGCCGCTCGACGACGATGATCACTCGCTGCTGCACGAGATGTACGAAGATTGGCGTACGCTCACCGAGCGCGGGGCGCGCCCACGCAAGGTGCTCGAGGTTTTCCACGACGCGTCCTTCGACAAGGATCGCGCGCGGCAGTACTTCAACTCGGGCGTGCTCAATCTGCGCGGTCTGGCCAAGGCCGAAGTGCTGTGGCTGGCCACCATGAACGCGATCTACCGCATCGCCAAGGCGGACACGAACACCTACGGCGACATCATGGCGGAGTTGGAAGCGGTGCTGGTGGATCGCTACTTCTGCAACTTCAGTCTCTTCCAGTCGTTGCCGGACAGCTGGGCCATCGATCAGCTCTTCCCCATCATGCCCATTCACCGACTGCTCGAAGAGCCGGTGCGTCGCGGCACGTTGCAGGACGTGACCTGCGACTCCGACGGCAAGATCGATCGATTCGTGGGCGGCAAGGCCGGGCGGCCGTCGCTGGAGATGCACGAATTCCGCGACGGCGAGGACTACATTCTCGGCATCTTCCTCACGGGTGCCTACCAGGAGATCCTGGGCGACCTGCACAACCTGTTTGGTGACACCAACGCGGTGCATGTACGGCTCAACGACCAGGGCGCGTACGAAATCACCGACCTGGTGGAGGGCGATACGGTCACCGAGGTGCTCAATTACGTACAGTTCGGCGCCTCGCAACTTCTGGCCACATTCCGCCGTAAGGTGAACCAAGCATCAGGTTTGCCGCGCGAGGAGGCCAACGCGTTCATTGCCGACTACGTGGCAGGTCTGGAAGGCTACACCTATCTCGAGGGAGAGGCCGCACGATGAGCGAAGTGACGACCGCCAGCAGCAAGAAGGGCAGTGTCTTCGAGGACATCCTCGAGGTGTTGTGGGCACCGGCCACCGTATTCGACCGCGCACGCGGGAACGGGATTGGCATGTACCTGCTGGTACTGTCCGGCATTCTGGTGGCGGTGCTGTTTGCCACCAAGGGACTCATCCAGCCGTACATCGATGCCAACTTCGATCTGACGATGCAGCAGGCGGCGGCCAAGGGCCAGGCCATGCCGCCTGAGGCCGTAGAGGCGGGCCGCAAGTTCGCGTCGTACGGCTTTCTGGGATTCTCCGCGTTGTACGTGCCGGCCACGGCCGTGCTCTTCGGCCTGATTCTTTTCCTGGCCGGCAAGCTGGTGAGCGCGCCGATGTCGTTCGGTCAGGCGTCTCTGGTGGCCACGCTGAGCACCGTGCCGCGTGTGCTGGGCTTCCTCGCCATGGCGGTGCAGGGCGCGGTGCTCGACACCAGCAATGTGCGTTCGCTGTTTGACGCATCGCTCGGACCGGCGCGATTCATGGATCCCACCAAGATGTCGGCGGTGGTCATGGGCCTCGTCGCACAGGTCGACGTGTTCAACATCTGGCAGTTTTTCATCTGCGCCATCGGCATCGCCGTGCTGTCGCGCAAGGAACGCAGCACCGGCTACATCGCGGCGCTGATTGCCTTTGCCATCACCACGGCCTTCCAGCTCATCCCGCAGGCTCTCGCCTGACCGCTGGTTGTGGCCGACGGTTCGTCCCTCGTCGGCCCACATGATGTGCAAGCGCCCGGTGTCCGTTATGGCGGACCCCGGGCGCTTTGCATGTCCGCAGGCTAGGTTGTACCGCGGTTGCCTCCGGCGCGGGCTCTGACCCGCGGCCGCCCCATCCCACCTCTGCGCGCGCCATGAACTTCGACGCCAAGCTCCTGCTGCTGATCGGCCTCGGCATTGTTGCCGTGTACCACCTCATTTCGCTGGTACGCGGCCTGCCCAAGCTTGGCTCGGTGAAACCGACCCCGGGATTCATCCTCACCGGCGTTGTCACGGACTTCTTTGACACGCTGGGCATTGGCTCGTTCGCCACGACGACGACGATCTATCGGGCCACCAAGTGGGTGAAGGACGCGCTCATTCCGGGCACGCTGAACGCGGGGCACACCTTTGCCACGCTGGCGCAGGCGTTCATCTACACGCAGGTGGTGGAGGTGGAGCCCGTCACGCTCATCGGCATGATTATCGCGGCAGTCGTGGGTTCGTGGGTGGGCGCCGGTCTCGTGTCCAACTGGCCGACGCGCTACATCCAACTGGGCATGGGCCTCTGTCTGGCCGGCGCCGCGCTGCTCACGGTGGCACAGGCGGCCGGCGCGCTGCCCGGTGGCGGCGAGGCCATTGGGGTGTCGGGTGTGAAGCTCGGCGTGGCCCTGTTTGGCAATTTCGTGCTTGGTGTGCTCATGACCATCGGCATTGGGCTCTACGGCCCCAGTCTGCTGCTGGTAAGCATGCTGGGCATGAATCCGGCGGCGGGTTTTCCCATCATGATGGGTTCGTGCGCCTTCCTTATGCCTTTTGCCAGTGACCGCTTCATTCGCCTCGGCAAGGTTGACCCACGCGCGGTGGTGGGCAACATCATCGGCGGTGTTCCGGCCGTGCTCGTGGCGGCCTACATCGTGAAGTCGCTGCCGCTGACGGCGCTGCGCTGGCTGGTGGCCATCGTGGTGGCGTACACGGCGGTCACGCTGCTGTTGGCGGCGAGGCGGAAGACGGAGGATGCAGTTTCGGCTTAGGCCGAATTTGGTTCAGCGTTCGAGCAACTCAAAACACGAAACCCGAACACAGAACTCAAAACTGATCAGTTTCGAGTTCTGTGTTCGAGTTTTGTGTCAGTGGTTGATACAGAATCAGCCGTTGTACCGCTTCGCCACTTCCGCCCAATTCACGACGTTCCAGAACGCTCCGAGGTAGTCGGCACGGCGGTTCTGGTACTTGAGGTAGTAGGCGTGCTCCCACACATCCACGCCGAGGATGGCGTGCTTGCCTTCCATGAGCGGGTTGTCCTGGTTGGGCGTGCTGACGATGGACAGCTTGCCATGGTCGGACACGAGCCAGGCCCAGCCAGAGCCAAAGCGGCCCATGCCGGCAGCCTGGAACTGCTCCTTGAACGTCGCAAACGAACCAAAGGCCGCGACGATGGCTTCGCCGAGCGCGCCAGTGGGCTCACCGCCCGCATTGGGCGCCATGAGCTGCCAGAACAGGGAGTGATTCCAGTGACCGCCGCCGTTGTTGCGCACGGCGGTGCGCACGGCTTCAGGCACTTCGTTGATGCGGCGGCACAGGTCGTCGAGTGACCAGCCGGCCAGCTCGGGGGCCTTTTCGATGGCGGCGTTCAGATTGGTGACGTACGCCTGGTGATGCTTGCCATGATGGATGTTCATGGTCTGCGCATCGATGTGCGGCTCGAGCGCCTCGGGGGCGTACGGGAGCGGTGGCAACGTATGAGCCATCAGTCAGTCTCCGGGATTGAGGAAGTTGTGAGGCAACTGCACGAAACAAGAGGGACAGGTATCAGGCCAACGTCATCAGGCCTGTGTCGGGCGAGCGCGACGCTCGCGCCACCAGGCGATGATGCCGGGCAGAATGCTGAGGAAGATCACGAGCAGAATGATCTTCTCCACGTGCGCCGCCACGCCGGGCACGGTGCGCGCGAGCACCCAGCCAGTCATGAGCATGCTCCAGATCCAGAGCACGCCGCCGACCACGTTGTAGGTGATGAACGCCCGATACTCCATGCGGGCCACACCGGCCACGACCGGAGCGAAGGTACGCACAATGGGCATGAAGCGGGCAATGATGATGGTCTTGCCCCCATGCTTCTCATAGAACGCATGGGCCCGCAGCAGATGATCCCGATGGAAGAACAGGGAGTCTTCGCGGGTGAAGATGCGGGGGCCGGTGGCCTTGCCCACACTGTACCCCACGGTGTCGCCAACGATCGCCGCAACCGTGAGAATTGCGCCCAGCAGCCACACGTTGAGGCCAAACGCCGGATCAGCGGCCAGCAGACCGGCGGTGACGAGCAGGGAGTCGCCGGGCAGAAAAAAGCCCACCAGCAGACCGGTTTCGGCAAAGATGATGAGCGTCAGTCCGACGTACCCCGCCCACTGCACGAGGGCCGGCAGGTCGCGAAGCTTGTCGAACAACTCGGACAGGAATTCCAAGGGGGACTCGGGGACAGGGATGCTGCTCGCCGTTACCGGCACGAACGATCCCGGGAAAGCTCGACGGGGTTGCCGCCGGGGTCAACCGCGGGCGAGGTTTGCGCTGTGACTGTCTCCCCGCATTCCTCGCCCGGTCGCCTGCTCTGTGTGGTGTCGCACACCCACTGGGACCGCGAATGGTATCACCCGGCGGCACGCTTTCGGGTGCGCCTGCTGGCGCTGGTGGACGCGGTCCTCGGGCAACGGGAGGCTGCGCCCTTCCTGCTCGATGGACAGGCCATTGTCCTCGAGGACTATCTCGACTGGCGCCCCGAACGGGCGCAGGACGTACGGGAGGCGCTGCGCACGGGTCAGGTCGAGGCAGGGCCGTGGTACGTGCTGGCCGACAATCTGATTGTCAGCGGCGAAGCCATCATTCGCAATCTCGAGGCCGGTACCCGCCGCCTGGCTGCCTTGGGAGCCAGCGCACCGCCCGTGGCCTGGTGCCCCGACAGCTTCGGGCACCCGGCCGCCATGCCCACCATCGCGCGGGGCTTTGGGCTTGAGGTAGGTGTGGTGTGGCGCGGGCTAGGTGGTCCGATGCATCCAGCGGGAGACAGTGTTCGCTGGTTGGGACCCGATGGAACGGCGCTGCTCGTCTGGCATCTGCCGCGTGACGGCTACGAGTATGGCAGCGCCTTGCCGGTTGAGCGCGATGCTGCGCTTCGTCGCTGGCAGCAACTCAAAGCGGACGCGCTGTCCCGGGCGCGGACCGCAGTGGTGCTGCTCACCAATGGCGCCGATCATCACGCACGGCAACCGGATCTGCCCGAAGCCCTCGCGTGTCTGCGTGAGGCGGCCATAGGTGATGGCGTGGATGTGCAGGCCATGGGGTTGCACGAGTGGGCGCAGCGTTTTGCGCAGGCCGCGCGGGACACACACTTGCCCACGGTTGAGGGCGAACTGCGCAACTCCGCGGGCCACACCTGGTCACTCGGCGGCACCCTCGCCACGCGAGCCCACCAGAAGCGCCGCAATGCGCGGATTGAACGCGGACTGCTGCGTGACGTGGAGCCCTGGTTGGCGCTGCTTCGCCTCCAGTCGCCGTCTCCTGGCGCGGGCGTGTCACGCGATGCCCGGCTCTCCATGGCGCAGCTCCCCACCGTCTTGGCGCGTGCCTGGGAAACGGTGCTTCGCACGCACCCACACGACACGCTCTGTGGCTGTTCCGTGGACGAGGTGGCGCGTCAGATGGACGCGCGCCAGGATGAAGCCGCCGCGATGGGCCATGAGCTGCGTCAGGCCGCGTTGCAGCTGCTGCTGCAGCACGATGTGGTCGCCGCGCGCGCACAGCGCAACTTCGATTGGCGACATGTGGTGCTGCGCAACAGGGCGCCGCGCGCTCGCGGTGGCGTGGCGCATGTGCGTCTCGTACGGCATGTGGCCGACGAGGCGGTTGGACCAGGCAGTGCAGGGCCGGCCATCGCACGCGATGTGGCGTATTTGGACATCACCGCCTTGCCGGGTGACACCGCCACTCGGCAGGTCCTGCGTCGGCGCCGCCAGCGCGTGCGACGGGAATCCCCGCAGCACTACCCGGACAACGACTGGGCTGAAGTGCAGGAGACGCTGCTGTGGGTACCGGCTCTGCCCGCCAACGGCCTGCAGGTCATGAACGGCGGAGCCCACCGGACTGAGCCGGCGTCGCAGCCAGCGGACCCGGTATGGTCACACACGGCACGTGACGCAACATCCGCCACCGAACCGGCGTTCACCATCGGCAATGCGCGCGCTCGCTGCCGCGTGTGTCGTACCGCCGATGGGCGCGCCAGCGTGTCGTGGCAGGTGGACGATCGGCGCATTGACGATGTGCTGTGGCTGGAGACACGCGCCGATGTCGGCGACAGCTACACGCCGGCGCCGCGTGGTGCACCGGAGCGACTTCAGTGCACATCCGTGCGGGTTATCGCCCGCGGGCCACTGCGCGCCACACTGCGCCTTGGCTATCGCACCGCGCACGCGCCGCACATTCGGGTGCACGTGGACCTGTCAGTGGACGCAGACTCCACGCTGCTGCAGCTGTCGCTGCGTGGGCAGGTGCAGCGTCCTGATCAGCGTCTGCATCTCGTCCTGAACAGCGATGTCATGCAAGCCGAGGTGTGGGCCGACGCCGCACTGGGTCCGGTGCGTCGCACCATCGTCGCTCCAGCAGAATCCGGCGGTCGCCATGCCAGCCTGATGGAATCCATTCCACCGGGTATGCCCATGCACCGTTGGGCGACCGTCAGCAATGCCATGCAGGGACTCACCTGCCTTGCGGATGGGCTGGCGGAAGTGGAGGCGCGTCTGCATGATGAGCAGCCCGCCTGCCTTGCGCTCACGCTCGTGCGAGGAACCGGTGCGCTCTCACGGTCGGATCTGCCGGAACGACCCGGGCATGCGGGTTGGCCGGTGGACATTCCGGAGGCGCAGTGTTTGGGACCCTTCGCGGCGCGTGCGGCGCTCATGCTGCATGGCCCCGTGAACGACGACACGCTCGCCCGCATTCGAGACGCCTGCGATGAGGTGTTGCTGCCGCTCACCGGCGAAAGCTGGCCGGATCTCGATGCCAGCCGTTCACCTGCGCAGGTCAAGGGCATGGCATTGGCCGGCGAAGCCTTTGAACAAAGCGCCGTGACGCTGTCCGCACAGGACGCCGAAGCGGTGGTGCTGCGTGCGGTGAATCTCACGTCGCGCCACGCCATGGGGGCGTGGCAGTTGCCGGATACCGGGCCATGGTTGGTGACGCCCTGCCGCCTCGATGAAACGCCGACGGGTGAGGCGTACATCAGTCACGGTCAGATCACGCTCGACGCAAGACCGCGCGAAGTCCTTACGGTGCGCGTCCGCCGCGCTGCTCACCCCACGACTCGCCCAACACCGTAACCGCCACCACGGTCACGATGAGCAGCGCGCCGGGAAGCAACCCAATCCACGGCGCCACCAGCAACCACTCGCGTCCCCCGGCAATCATGTTGCCCCAACTCGCCGCAGGTGGCTGCACGCCCAGACCGAGAAACGACAGGCCACTCTCCAGCAGAATGGCGTTGCCCGTACCCAGCGTGATGGCCACTCCGGCACTGCCCAGCGCATTGGGCAACACATGGCGCGCCAGCACACGCCGCGGTGGCACACCGAGCGCCTGCGCCCCTTCCACGTAGGGCAGGACACGAACGCCCAGCACATCGGCGCGCACCAGACGCATCACGGACATCCAACCCGTGAGGGCGAGCACCGTAATGACCACGCCAAGACCCGGTCCCCAGAGGGCGGCAATCACAAGCAGCAGGACCAGTCGCGGGATGGCCAGCAGCGCGTCGCCGAGCGCCGTCACGATGCGGTCCACCACACCGCCCCACCAGCCCGCCACGGCGCCGAGCACGATGCCCAGCGCTCCCGATAACAGACTGCCACTCACACCAACGCCCAGCGAAATGCGCGCGCCCTCCCAGAGGCGAACCGCGAGGTCGCGTCCGAAGGCATCAGTGCCGAGCAGGTGCCACTGCCCAAGGCCATCGGAAGAAAGCGGCGGCGTGAGTCTGGTGGCGAGCACGTCGCCGATTTCGCGAGCGCCATCGGCAGCGAGCCAGGGCACAATCAACGCCGCACACACCATGCCGCCGAGCGTCGCCATCGCCATACGCCGACCAAGACGCGGAGTCAGCCCGAGAGACAACTGACGCACCCCGAAGCGCGTCATGTGCTCCGCCGCCTTGGATCGAGCCACCACAGCAGCAAGTCAGCCAACAGGTTGGCAACAATGACCGTTGCGGCGTACACCAACGTCAGACCGAGCACCACGGGATAGTCACGTGAGGCAATGGCTTCAAGCATGGTGCGCCCGAGACCCGGCCACGCGAACACCTGTTCCACGAACACCGATCCGGCAATGACACCGGGCAGCATGAGACCAGCCAGCACCACCAGTGGCGTGAGGGCGTTGCGCAGGACATGCCCAAGCGCCACGCGCGACGCCGGAAGGCCGCGGGCCTCTGCCGACACGACATGCGGCTGCGCGGCGGCCTCGCGTGTGCTCTGCCTGGCGAAACGCAGCACGCCCGCGGCGCCGGGGAGACTCAGAACCAGCAGCGGCAACACCGCGTGCCGCCAGCGGTCACCCCAATGCGCCACCGTGGGGTCGAGCGATGGGCTCTGCATGC is a genomic window containing:
- a CDS encoding alpha/beta hydrolase family protein yields the protein MRSPSRLALRPLGLALAALTSGVPATLLAQDAAPANPFTAVSRWTPPPLPAGKKPITQDVYDLWRTISGSSLSNDGKWAVYTQSPVVGEGELVVRSTSGSTEYRVPRGFTGRPQLMPSADSGAQFSAQPAQVSADSRVVVFTIYPSRAEVERARGRRGAPAPRNSMGIMQLADGSVTRVPAVRSFRLARNGGRFLAYQVDDTTARPQNGAGAASAAAQPGQAPAQPAGPRREYGNTLVLRDLSNGSETRIEGVTSFTFDENEKYLGYTVTTRDGAGNGAFVRLLSTGAVTPLLTGQATYRGFGFDRAGTQVAFVSDLGDSTSRPRFALYHASLVPAKGKSVSARRLVSSADVPGGLLVAERGQVGFTRDGSGLIFSLANAPMDSIPADSLTDKAIYDLWHWKDAQTQVQQKLSANRDRNRTYTALYTIARNAWKQLANDSLRVLISNDGKRVLGLNSLEYATPQFWGEGATDVYLIDPLSGARTLVARELDGQAQLSPGGNYVTWFENGQWVSYATATGRKVVLTDKLPVKFLNEEFDSPDVPPPYGLGGWTTGDKRVLVYDRFDIWEVDPSGVAAPRNVTEGQGRREGLTFRVVDLDREDPFLDPAQPLMLRAVDTLTKASGFWRERLGADAPAERIVMADRNFGAPQKARDAEQYLLTQSTYREFPDLWTGPSLASTTKISNANPQDSEYPRGTAELVSWLNADGKPLRGLLYKPEGFDASRQYPMVVYYYEKLTDGLHNYQAPSGRNTVNPLVYNSLGYLVFMPDIVYTDGEPGPSAAKAIIPGVQSLIQKGFVDPKRIGITGQSWGGYQTAYLITVSNMFAAAVPNATVVNMTSAYGGIRWASGLARAFQYEHTQSRIGGSLWQYPERFIENSPLFRLDKVTTPVLFMANDNDGAVPWYQGIEFWVAMRRLQKEAYMVVYNGDEHNPTKRANQKDIDRKMQEFFAVKLQGAEPPSWMVRGIPFLEKGRDQVKSATTPQGNN
- a CDS encoding TIGR00266 family protein — encoded protein: MAADEIDYQIIGDDLQAVIVTLDPGEAVFAEAGAMMFMREGITMATTLDPNARSGGLFDKLVGAGKRVLAGDSFFVTLFGNEGMRRADVAFGAPYPGKIVPLNLRDWGGTVLAQKDSFLAAARGIDISVAFTRKIGAGFFGGEGFILQKLQGDGLAFLHASGTLHAIDLAPGEKLRVDTGCLVAFQPTVDYDIQRVPGIKTALFGGEGLFFVQLTGPGRVILQTLPFSRLADRIVASAPSIGGARRGEGSVLGGLGGLLDGDR
- the speA gene encoding biosynthetic arginine decarboxylase, with the protein product MATRIQPSAEPAPAEPWSLESARALYNVEGWGAGYFDINERGHVVVRPDPQRPHLTLDLRDLAADLEGQGVQLPVLLRFSDILRSRIETLSERFDAAMKEFEYTGDYTTVYPIKVNQQRHVVEEIVRFGKTHGVGLECGSKPELQAVLGLSESTEHLIVCNGYKDHEFMRLALMGQRLGHKVFIVLEQVSELDVLMEVADELGVTPTCGVRIKLASEGAGRWAQSGGEKSKFGLSSAELIKLIDKLETAGRLDILKLIHFHLGSQITDIRFIKSGLQEVARFYLELRNLGVDITHVDVGGGLGIDYDGTNSTNNASVNYTLQEYANDVIYTIAEACREAELPMPHIISESGRALTAHHALLLLKVIDVESQAEQPVPPLDDDDHSLLHEMYEDWRTLTERGARPRKVLEVFHDASFDKDRARQYFNSGVLNLRGLAKAEVLWLATMNAIYRIAKADTNTYGDIMAELEAVLVDRYFCNFSLFQSLPDSWAIDQLFPIMPIHRLLEEPVRRGTLQDVTCDSDGKIDRFVGGKAGRPSLEMHEFRDGEDYILGIFLTGAYQEILGDLHNLFGDTNAVHVRLNDQGAYEITDLVEGDTVTEVLNYVQFGASQLLATFRRKVNQASGLPREEANAFIADYVAGLEGYTYLEGEAAR
- a CDS encoding sulfite exporter TauE/SafE family protein encodes the protein MNFDAKLLLLIGLGIVAVYHLISLVRGLPKLGSVKPTPGFILTGVVTDFFDTLGIGSFATTTTIYRATKWVKDALIPGTLNAGHTFATLAQAFIYTQVVEVEPVTLIGMIIAAVVGSWVGAGLVSNWPTRYIQLGMGLCLAGAALLTVAQAAGALPGGGEAIGVSGVKLGVALFGNFVLGVLMTIGIGLYGPSLLLVSMLGMNPAAGFPIMMGSCAFLMPFASDRFIRLGKVDPRAVVGNIIGGVPAVLVAAYIVKSLPLTALRWLVAIVVAYTAVTLLLAARRKTEDAVSA
- a CDS encoding superoxide dismutase encodes the protein MAHTLPPLPYAPEALEPHIDAQTMNIHHGKHHQAYVTNLNAAIEKAPELAGWSLDDLCRRINEVPEAVRTAVRNNGGGHWNHSLFWQLMAPNAGGEPTGALGEAIVAAFGSFATFKEQFQAAGMGRFGSGWAWLVSDHGKLSIVSTPNQDNPLMEGKHAILGVDVWEHAYYLKYQNRRADYLGAFWNVVNWAEVAKRYNG
- a CDS encoding VTT domain-containing protein, translated to MEFLSELFDKLRDLPALVQWAGYVGLTLIIFAETGLLVGFFLPGDSLLVTAGLLAADPAFGLNVWLLGAILTVAAIVGDTVGYSVGKATGPRIFTREDSLFFHRDHLLRAHAFYEKHGGKTIIIARFMPIVRTFAPVVAGVARMEYRAFITYNVVGGVLWIWSMLMTGWVLARTVPGVAAHVEKIILLVIFLSILPGIIAWWRERRARPTQA
- a CDS encoding ABC transporter permease, whose protein sequence is MARSKAAEHMTRFGVRQLSLGLTPRLGRRMAMATLGGMVCAALIVPWLAADGAREIGDVLATRLTPPLSSDGLGQWHLLGTDAFGRDLAVRLWEGARISLGVGVSGSLLSGALGIVLGAVAGWWGGVVDRIVTALGDALLAIPRLVLLLVIAALWGPGLGVVITVLALTGWMSVMRLVRADVLGVRVLPYVEGAQALGVPPRRVLARHVLPNALGSAGVAITLGTGNAILLESGLSFLGLGVQPPAASWGNMIAGGREWLLVAPWIGLLPGALLIVTVVAVTVLGESWGEQRGGRAP